The proteins below come from a single Synechococcus sp. WH 8101 genomic window:
- a CDS encoding TIGR01777 family oxidoreductase gives MRLLLLGCTGLVGRELIPMLQAAGHDLTVVSRRPQAVACPSLAQPLTWLQLDPAQADAWAPEGPLHQALAAADGVVNLAGEPIAEQRWTPAHVQLLEDSRLHTTRHCVAAMAGLDTPPSVLVNASAVGFYGTAADACFLESSGAGADRLAQLCTAWEAAAAGKPAATRLVVVRIGIVLAPDGGALGKMLPVFRAGFGGPIGDGRQWMSWIHRTDLCRLIAVALEDSAWTGVVNGVAPEPVRMGAFATALGRSLGRPSLLPVPGPVLQLLLGDGARVVLEGQQVRSERLDGLGFMFRYPALPAALDAATRS, from the coding sequence ATGCGCCTGCTTCTGCTCGGATGCACCGGTCTGGTGGGGCGTGAGCTGATCCCGATGCTCCAGGCCGCCGGGCACGATCTCACCGTGGTGAGCCGGCGCCCCCAGGCCGTGGCGTGTCCCTCCCTGGCCCAGCCCCTCACCTGGCTGCAGCTGGATCCGGCTCAGGCCGATGCCTGGGCGCCTGAAGGGCCGTTGCATCAGGCTCTGGCGGCTGCGGATGGGGTGGTGAATCTCGCCGGTGAGCCGATTGCTGAGCAGCGCTGGACGCCGGCGCACGTGCAGCTGCTCGAAGACAGCCGTCTCCACACCACCCGCCATTGTGTTGCGGCCATGGCGGGCCTCGACACGCCGCCTTCCGTGCTCGTGAATGCCTCCGCGGTGGGCTTCTATGGCACCGCTGCTGACGCCTGTTTTCTGGAGAGCAGTGGGGCTGGAGCTGATCGACTCGCCCAGCTCTGCACCGCCTGGGAAGCGGCGGCTGCAGGCAAACCCGCCGCGACTCGGTTGGTGGTGGTGCGCATCGGCATCGTTCTGGCCCCTGATGGCGGCGCCCTGGGCAAGATGCTGCCCGTGTTCCGCGCCGGTTTCGGTGGACCGATCGGTGATGGTCGTCAGTGGATGAGCTGGATTCATCGCACCGATCTCTGCCGTCTGATTGCGGTGGCTCTGGAGGATTCGGCCTGGACTGGGGTGGTCAATGGTGTGGCGCCGGAGCCGGTGCGCATGGGAGCGTTCGCTACGGCGCTCGGCCGCAGTCTCGGTCGCCCGAGCTTGTTGCCGGTGCCGGGGCCTGTGCTGCAGCTGCTCCTCGGTGATGGGGCCCGGGTGGTGCTGGAGGGTCAGCAGGTCCGCTCCGAGCGCCTGGATGGCCTCGGATTCATGTTTCGCTATCCCGCCCTGCCTGCAGCG
- a CDS encoding cation:proton antiporter: MAHQLAVYLLAFGGLLLVAVLLDDLAARIRVPGILMVLMLGLLIDNKMEVASGTASLLNLSHAEQITQVALVLVLFFGGLTTNWAEVRAVIRPAARLATLGVVLTSVLTAAVLIGFGVLQGDRPVLELLPKALFVGAMVGSTDASAVLALLRPLAGQLPQPLIDLIETESGFNDPMAVVLAGVALALAGGEGVAPADLVIDVIRQFLLGILIGFLGGSLTVQLLGSRTSLNQTTMLPVVSLALLMVLSGGTALMGGSPLLAAYVAGLVLGNGPSLDQAALEEAHASFAKMAELVLFLCMGLVVEPQNVVFAAGWGLLLFLVMQLVRLVIVQTLLLRTTFRPPERMFICWAGLRGAVPIALAIDAWASGVSWGEEMPPLALAVVLCGLFIQGFALVPLARRMKITVPIAEAQAP; this comes from the coding sequence TTGGCCCATCAACTGGCGGTGTATCTGCTCGCCTTCGGGGGGTTGTTGCTGGTGGCCGTGCTGCTCGATGATTTGGCGGCTCGGATTCGCGTGCCCGGCATCCTGATGGTGCTGATGCTCGGTCTGCTGATCGACAACAAGATGGAGGTGGCCTCCGGCACGGCCTCTCTGCTCAACCTGAGCCATGCCGAGCAGATCACCCAGGTGGCTCTGGTGCTGGTGCTCTTTTTTGGTGGTCTCACCACCAACTGGGCTGAGGTGCGGGCCGTGATCCGACCGGCCGCCCGCCTCGCCACCCTGGGGGTGGTGCTCACCTCCGTGCTCACCGCCGCCGTGCTGATCGGCTTCGGGGTGCTGCAGGGCGACCGACCCGTGCTGGAGCTGCTGCCGAAAGCCCTGTTCGTGGGCGCCATGGTGGGGAGCACCGATGCCTCGGCGGTGCTGGCCCTGCTGCGGCCCCTGGCTGGCCAGTTGCCCCAGCCCTTGATCGATCTGATCGAAACCGAATCTGGCTTTAACGATCCGATGGCGGTGGTGCTCGCGGGCGTTGCCCTCGCCCTGGCGGGTGGGGAAGGCGTGGCACCGGCCGATCTGGTGATCGACGTGATTCGTCAGTTTCTGCTCGGCATCCTGATCGGCTTCCTCGGCGGCAGTCTCACCGTGCAGTTGCTCGGCAGTCGCACCAGCCTCAACCAAACCACCATGCTCCCTGTGGTGAGCCTGGCGTTGCTGATGGTGCTCAGCGGCGGCACCGCCTTGATGGGGGGCAGCCCGCTGCTGGCCGCCTATGTGGCCGGCCTCGTGCTCGGCAATGGCCCCAGCCTGGATCAGGCGGCCCTGGAGGAAGCCCACGCCAGCTTCGCCAAAATGGCGGAGCTGGTGTTGTTCCTCTGCATGGGGCTGGTGGTGGAGCCGCAGAACGTGGTGTTTGCGGCTGGCTGGGGCTTGTTGCTCTTTCTGGTGATGCAGCTGGTGCGACTCGTGATCGTGCAGACCCTGCTGTTGCGCACAACCTTCCGCCCGCCTGAGCGCATGTTCATCTGCTGGGCCGGGCTCCGTGGCGCCGTGCCGATCGCCCTGGCGATCGATGCCTGGGCGTCTGGGGTGAGCTGGGGGGAGGAGATGCCGCCGTTGGCTCTGGCGGTGGTGCTCTGCGGTCTGTTCATTCAGGGTTTCGCCCTCGTGCCGCTCGCCCGCCGCATGAAGATCACCGTGCCGATTGCGGAGGCCCAGGCCCCTTAG
- the ndhO gene encoding NAD(P)H-quinone oxidoreductase subunit O produces the protein MAETAPALKKGALVRVNRQAYTGSVEAAASDPSAPAYIFEGPGELLAIQGDYGQVRWRRPVPDVWLKLAQLEACD, from the coding sequence ATGGCCGAAACAGCCCCTGCCCTGAAGAAAGGCGCCCTGGTGCGGGTCAATCGCCAGGCCTACACCGGCAGTGTGGAGGCAGCGGCCAGCGATCCATCCGCACCGGCCTACATCTTTGAAGGGCCTGGAGAATTGCTGGCGATCCAGGGGGACTACGGCCAGGTGCGCTGGCGCCGTCCGGTGCCGGATGTGTGGCTGAAGCTGGCTCAGCTCGAGGCCTGCGACTGA
- a CDS encoding phospholipid carrier-dependent glycosyltransferase, translating to MGPWLFRALLLGIWLVATGADRLWWTLNDGLPAWDQADYLNSALDHGRALGLLPGGAWQGWNSLLDLSPKIPPLASLVNGTVMAWAGDDPSQAAWSLSLWHGVLLWAVASWALTLRRSLVESRAFALLAALLVALAPALLELRSDYVLEMALTAMVTLALWRLSRWWHPLEGGQWLQALTAALACTGALLVKQSSLLVLLPALTWVSWGAWRRGEGRRLQWLAGVAVVLAGVLPWLRHNWITTLGGTNRAVLESAAREGDPGPLSLSGWLWYPRLLPAQIGAVMLAVGCAGVVLWCWQRRRHSGDEPQAWRFLVVTLLVGWLVTSLSPNKDDRYIAPLLPALILLLARGWWQWGLWLRGRWPGLQFWLAPVALMSGLLSCGPAAWSAQLARLQNRHQGPLDAIVRRAGGARADGRPTTLIVVPSTPDLNQHNVSYYGRRQGGQLVGRQLGSSRGDVEPVLARAEWVLLAEGDQGSVRKSARRLDQAVRSSGVFERVERFSRPQVGSYSLWRRRAQAPAPAEFATQFPALASGLAQGPAGLDPLFAAVGVEHMLDGHQLYRDRVQRQAEQALRLDPEAVEPRWSLALLAVLANRPAEADRQFAALERALPQNPWPSAYRAVVSIAAWNPAQARRVMEAARRRHGDGALLVALDDLSAVLSGALWRLPAAGRSIPRAVQEVEATLQSQASS from the coding sequence ATGGGCCCCTGGCTCTTTCGTGCCCTGCTGCTCGGGATCTGGCTGGTCGCCACCGGCGCTGATCGGCTCTGGTGGACGTTGAACGACGGCCTGCCGGCCTGGGACCAGGCCGACTACCTCAACAGTGCTCTCGATCACGGCCGCGCGCTCGGGCTGCTGCCAGGTGGTGCCTGGCAGGGCTGGAACTCTCTGCTGGATCTATCGCCCAAGATTCCCCCCTTGGCTTCGCTGGTGAATGGCACCGTGATGGCCTGGGCCGGAGATGATCCGTCCCAGGCGGCCTGGAGCCTCAGCCTCTGGCACGGCGTGCTCTTGTGGGCAGTGGCCTCCTGGGCGCTGACGTTGCGTCGTTCTTTGGTGGAGTCGCGCGCCTTTGCCTTGCTGGCGGCCCTGTTGGTGGCCCTGGCACCGGCCTTGCTGGAGTTGCGAAGCGATTACGTGCTGGAGATGGCCCTCACGGCGATGGTGACCCTCGCCCTCTGGCGGCTCAGCCGTTGGTGGCATCCCCTGGAGGGCGGGCAGTGGCTGCAGGCCCTCACGGCCGCCCTCGCCTGCACCGGAGCGCTTCTCGTGAAACAGAGTTCCCTGCTGGTGCTGCTTCCGGCTCTGACCTGGGTGAGTTGGGGCGCCTGGCGTCGGGGCGAGGGGCGCCGCCTGCAGTGGTTGGCAGGGGTGGCTGTGGTGCTCGCCGGCGTGCTGCCCTGGCTGCGGCACAACTGGATCACCACCCTGGGTGGCACTAACCGGGCTGTGCTCGAGTCGGCAGCCCGGGAGGGAGACCCTGGGCCGCTCAGCCTGAGCGGCTGGCTCTGGTACCCCCGACTGCTGCCTGCCCAGATCGGCGCGGTGATGCTCGCGGTGGGCTGTGCTGGGGTTGTGCTCTGGTGCTGGCAGCGCCGCCGCCACAGCGGCGATGAGCCTCAGGCCTGGCGGTTTCTGGTGGTGACGCTGCTGGTTGGCTGGCTGGTCACCAGCCTCAGCCCCAACAAAGACGATCGCTACATCGCCCCCCTGCTGCCGGCCCTGATCCTGCTTCTGGCGCGAGGCTGGTGGCAGTGGGGCCTCTGGTTGCGCGGCCGTTGGCCAGGGTTGCAGTTCTGGTTGGCACCGGTCGCCCTGATGTCAGGGCTGCTGTCCTGTGGGCCCGCCGCCTGGTCCGCCCAGCTGGCCCGACTGCAGAACCGCCATCAGGGGCCGTTGGATGCGATTGTCCGTCGAGCCGGCGGTGCCCGGGCCGATGGGCGACCCACCACCTTGATCGTGGTGCCGAGTACTCCGGATCTCAATCAGCACAACGTCAGTTACTACGGCCGTCGCCAGGGCGGACAACTGGTGGGGCGCCAGCTCGGCAGCAGCCGGGGCGATGTGGAACCCGTTCTGGCCAGGGCGGAGTGGGTGTTGCTCGCGGAAGGGGATCAGGGGTCGGTGCGCAAAAGCGCGCGGCGACTCGATCAAGCCGTGCGCAGCAGCGGTGTGTTTGAACGGGTGGAGCGCTTTTCACGGCCCCAGGTGGGGAGTTATTCCCTCTGGAGGCGGCGTGCGCAGGCGCCGGCACCGGCAGAGTTTGCCACGCAATTTCCTGCTCTCGCCAGCGGTCTGGCCCAGGGGCCGGCCGGCCTGGATCCCTTGTTCGCGGCCGTGGGTGTCGAGCACATGCTCGATGGCCATCAGTTGTATCGCGATCGGGTCCAGCGCCAGGCGGAGCAAGCGCTTCGCCTGGATCCCGAGGCCGTGGAACCACGTTGGAGTCTGGCCTTGTTGGCGGTGCTGGCGAATCGGCCGGCGGAGGCGGACCGTCAGTTCGCTGCTCTGGAGCGGGCCCTGCCCCAGAACCCCTGGCCCAGCGCCTATCGGGCGGTCGTGTCGATCGCCGCTTGGAACCCAGCCCAGGCGCGTCGGGTGATGGAAGCCGCGCGTCGGCGCCATGGTGATGGGGCGCTCTTGGTGGCGCTCGATGATCTCAGCGCTGTGTTGTCTGGCGCGCTCTGGCGTCTTCCCGCTGCCGGCCGCTCGATTCCTCGCGCTGTGCAGGAGGTGGAAGCGACGCTTCAGTCGCAGGCCTCGAGCTGA
- a CDS encoding J domain-containing protein, with amino-acid sequence MSRSPQLDAHGGDPYRVLGLGPSASHGEVKAAYRRLVKEHHPDAGGDEERILALNAAWELLGDAERRRAFDRDRSLASAGDGQEEARRRGARNARAAQAASRSTGRGACADDALVQWLQAVYGPIDRQLGQVINAFPAQLRALSADPYDDTLMEAFCAYLEQSRARIDKVKTLYQSLPTPASARGFGLSVYHCLSQVEDALNELDRYTMGYVDNYLHDGREMLREAKRRRQRLHEERGRLEIG; translated from the coding sequence GTGAGTCGCTCGCCCCAGCTCGACGCCCATGGCGGCGATCCCTATCGGGTGCTGGGACTCGGTCCCAGCGCCAGTCATGGGGAGGTCAAGGCGGCCTATCGGCGTCTGGTGAAGGAACATCACCCCGATGCCGGCGGCGATGAGGAGCGGATCCTGGCGCTCAATGCCGCCTGGGAACTGCTCGGGGATGCCGAGCGCCGCCGGGCTTTCGATCGCGATCGCAGCCTCGCTTCAGCCGGCGATGGCCAGGAAGAGGCCCGGCGCCGTGGTGCCCGCAATGCCCGTGCGGCTCAGGCCGCCAGTCGCTCCACCGGCCGGGGCGCCTGCGCCGATGACGCTCTGGTGCAGTGGCTGCAGGCGGTGTATGGGCCGATCGATCGCCAGCTGGGCCAGGTGATCAATGCCTTTCCGGCCCAGCTGCGCGCCCTCTCCGCCGATCCCTACGACGACACCCTGATGGAGGCGTTCTGTGCCTACTTGGAGCAGAGTCGCGCCCGCATCGACAAGGTGAAAACTCTCTATCAATCCCTGCCGACACCGGCTTCGGCCAGGGGTTTCGGCCTGAGCGTGTACCACTGCCTCTCCCAGGTGGAGGATGCCCTCAACGAATTGGACCGCTACACGATGGGTTACGTGGACAACTACCTCCACGACGGTCGGGAGATGCTGCGGGAGGCGAAGCGTCGCCGGCAGCGCCTGCATGAGGAGCGCGGGCGTCTGGAGATCGGTTGA